The proteins below are encoded in one region of Pseudomonas sp. SCB32:
- a CDS encoding DsbA family protein — protein sequence MMPTLNLDMTFDFICPWCLIGKRNLDAALRQLARQRPELDVRVNWLGLQLLPQVPMEGEPFAAFYQRRLGGKRAVRARQMEVRDAARLAGVEIDFELIRSMPNTTYAHRVFQRAAQLGSQAQLERLLELLFRAHFQLGEDIGQRDTLQRLLRACDYIPEEFEAALADGARAFIGRRVGLADSSVPLFLLDGRAFALGGQSPEQLLVALLRAFDRQEALSA from the coding sequence ATGATGCCGACGCTGAACCTGGACATGACCTTCGACTTCATCTGCCCCTGGTGCCTGATCGGCAAGCGCAATCTCGACGCCGCGCTACGCCAGCTGGCCCGGCAGCGTCCGGAACTGGACGTGCGGGTGAACTGGCTGGGCTTGCAGTTGCTGCCCCAGGTGCCGATGGAGGGCGAACCCTTCGCTGCGTTCTACCAGCGTCGCCTCGGCGGCAAGCGGGCGGTGCGGGCGCGCCAGATGGAGGTGCGCGACGCCGCACGCCTGGCTGGGGTGGAGATCGATTTCGAACTTATCCGCAGCATGCCCAATACCACCTACGCCCACCGGGTGTTCCAGCGCGCCGCCCAGCTGGGCAGCCAGGCGCAGCTTGAGCGCCTGCTGGAACTGCTGTTCCGCGCGCACTTCCAGCTCGGCGAGGATATCGGCCAGCGCGACACCCTGCAGCGCCTGCTGCGCGCCTGCGACTACATTCCCGAGGAGTTCGAGGCTGCCCTGGCCGACGGTGCGCGGGCGTTCATCGGCCGCCGCGTAGGCCTGGCCGACTCCAGCGTGCCGCTGTTCCTGCTCGACGGGCGTGCCTTCGCCCTCGGCGGACAGAGCCCGGAGCAACTGCTCGTGGCCTTGCTGCGGGCGTTCGATCGGCAGGAGGCGCTGTCGGCATGA